A region of Candidatus Effluviviaceae Genus I sp. DNA encodes the following proteins:
- a CDS encoding heparinase II/III family protein: MKRLAVVALALAALASFAAPASAYQVVSGHPRLFFLASELPALRAKCTGPMASDYNDLRSYCDSNMNQSLPLGSIDFYEMELAAYSFVYLMSQNTAYAARAKQIATYAMGQSYAGQTPYTKGMALFYDWCYGYLTAAERQTFGAAVAASGNAYLAMHSWDAMNNYHSKASRLVDFAYAGLAIHGDGVSDAAAVTLCNMFHEHTFGPQHTIACIDEIASDGSYYEGDYNLIVLAEPFREGCWLWATAVNQDPFALSGNLRNMIDYYLYEVFAKNGPGAGASMSGSKQGDSKSHTVAAASVRVVMQSLARKYQDGRGKWLAGQIVANGLGYVNRPDRWKLIVYTDTALPATAPASPPPSRCFQDMGTVYMRSGWNLSEASTDVYAVFRCEQMNAGHTNAHQNHFLIARGKDLLALDSGVYDGGTSSHHRNYFERTIAHNTITVFNPGETTFGSLSNDGGQIPPRDDLPVRFGDASASTYHRGEIVGYKDTPEFTYMKGDATAAYASSKVSLFTREMVYLKPDTFVVLDRVRATSASYKKTWLLHSVNEPTISGDTAMVQQGASRLFVKSLLPNPRAIAKVGGPGRQFEVNGTNYPPSQTITLDMGAWRLEVSPSVNAQEHIFLHVLYACGTNVSAMPEVMLVEGEEMVGVEVAGRVVLFSRTGAIIDSETYQFGD; the protein is encoded by the coding sequence ATGAAGAGACTCGCAGTCGTCGCGCTCGCGCTCGCGGCTCTCGCGTCGTTCGCCGCCCCGGCGTCCGCCTACCAGGTCGTCTCGGGTCACCCCCGGCTCTTCTTCCTCGCGTCGGAGCTGCCGGCGCTTCGGGCGAAGTGCACCGGGCCCATGGCGAGCGACTACAACGACCTTAGGAGCTACTGCGACAGCAACATGAACCAGTCGCTGCCCCTGGGTTCGATCGACTTCTACGAGATGGAGCTTGCGGCCTACAGCTTCGTCTACCTCATGAGCCAGAACACGGCCTACGCGGCGCGCGCGAAGCAGATCGCGACCTACGCGATGGGGCAGAGCTACGCGGGCCAGACGCCGTACACGAAGGGCATGGCGCTCTTCTACGACTGGTGCTACGGCTACCTCACGGCGGCCGAGCGGCAGACGTTCGGGGCGGCCGTGGCGGCGAGCGGGAACGCGTACCTCGCGATGCACAGCTGGGACGCGATGAACAACTACCACTCGAAGGCATCGCGGCTGGTCGACTTCGCGTACGCCGGCCTCGCGATCCACGGGGACGGCGTGAGCGACGCCGCGGCCGTCACGCTGTGCAACATGTTCCACGAGCACACGTTCGGGCCGCAGCACACCATCGCGTGCATCGACGAGATCGCCTCGGACGGCTCCTACTACGAGGGCGACTACAACCTCATCGTCCTCGCGGAGCCGTTCCGCGAGGGCTGCTGGCTCTGGGCGACGGCGGTCAACCAGGACCCCTTCGCGCTCTCGGGCAACCTCAGGAACATGATCGACTACTACCTCTACGAGGTGTTCGCGAAGAACGGCCCCGGGGCGGGCGCGTCGATGAGCGGCTCCAAGCAGGGCGACTCGAAGAGCCACACCGTTGCCGCGGCGTCCGTGCGCGTCGTGATGCAGAGCCTCGCGAGGAAGTACCAGGACGGGCGCGGGAAGTGGCTCGCAGGCCAGATCGTCGCCAACGGCCTGGGGTACGTCAACCGGCCCGACCGATGGAAGCTCATCGTGTACACGGACACCGCGCTCCCCGCGACCGCGCCGGCCTCGCCGCCGCCGTCGCGCTGCTTCCAGGACATGGGCACCGTGTACATGCGGTCGGGCTGGAATCTCTCCGAGGCGAGCACCGACGTCTACGCGGTCTTCCGCTGCGAGCAGATGAACGCCGGGCACACCAACGCGCACCAGAACCACTTCCTCATCGCGCGGGGCAAGGACCTCCTCGCCCTCGACTCGGGCGTGTACGACGGCGGCACGTCGTCGCACCACAGGAACTACTTCGAGCGGACGATCGCGCACAACACGATCACGGTCTTCAACCCCGGCGAGACGACGTTCGGGTCGCTCTCCAACGACGGCGGGCAGATCCCGCCGCGCGACGACCTTCCCGTGCGGTTCGGCGACGCGTCGGCCTCGACGTACCACCGCGGCGAGATCGTCGGCTACAAGGACACCCCGGAGTTCACGTACATGAAGGGCGACGCCACGGCGGCGTACGCGTCTTCGAAGGTGTCGCTCTTCACGCGCGAGATGGTCTACCTCAAGCCGGACACCTTCGTGGTCCTCGATCGCGTGCGCGCGACCTCCGCGAGCTACAAGAAGACGTGGCTGCTCCACTCGGTGAACGAGCCCACCATCTCGGGCGACACGGCGATGGTGCAGCAGGGCGCGTCGCGCCTCTTCGTGAAGTCGCTCCTGCCGAACCCGCGCGCCATCGCGAAGGTGGGCGGTCCGGGGCGCCAGTTCGAGGTGAACGGCACGAACTACCCGCCGAGCCAGACCATCACCCTGGACATGGGGGCGTGGCGGCTCGAGGTGTCGCCCTCGGTGAACGCGCAGGAGCACATCTTCCTGCACGTGCTGTACGCGTGCGGGACGAACGTGAGCGCGATGCCCGAGGTCATGCTCGTCGAGGGCGAGGAGATGGTCGGCGTCGAGGTGGCCGGACGGGTCGTCCTCTTCTCGAGGACCGGTGCGATCATCGACTCGGAGACATACCAGTTCGGAGACTAG
- a CDS encoding O-antigen ligase family protein, with amino-acid sequence MTPRRPGRSVLRGPAAPSGRRPARPLVARPPGAPPSEVPHYNYGWLIYVGGALLTVLLAVAIHRLHYDYGQAPHRILKILAGLGVFLVVLLRPPVALHAWLLAIPLGEWLPATGIPGVNGPNLLFLALVASWVLPRAFKRERIGSPARIAWPLTAYIAVLVLSLVRAWVAPPGGGTYPGDVMLRSVWQSAVGLAVYFVVANTVANKEQARNLLVSFGVGVSIAGLIALREFLRRGPDARVAGAIGDINDLGAYFALCVSVLAGLAFASGAFRGWKRLVVWAAAALAFIGVAFPKSRGGFVGAAAGLGLGTYLTNRRAIVIFVIVLAASPLWAPGFVKDRVAETTVTESLESAAWEDQYAGIDPNVAVRFEIWKVALAATLRSPIIGYGYASVPYLTGRVLDRPYSAHSLYVETAAQSGIVGLVVLFWLIKACVGSGRELLSLSPRGAPRGLAVGFLSGTVALLLACVFGQRLTHVTIAGTYFFLAGLVDRSIALERAEALPAGAETEHAS; translated from the coding sequence GTGACCCCTCGCAGGCCCGGGAGATCGGTTCTCAGGGGCCCGGCCGCTCCGTCGGGAAGGCGGCCCGCGCGCCCGCTCGTCGCGAGGCCGCCGGGCGCGCCCCCGAGCGAGGTGCCGCACTACAACTACGGCTGGCTCATCTACGTCGGCGGCGCCCTCCTCACGGTCCTGCTCGCCGTCGCCATTCACAGGCTGCACTACGACTACGGCCAGGCGCCGCACCGGATCCTCAAGATCCTCGCCGGCCTGGGCGTGTTCCTTGTGGTGCTGCTCAGGCCGCCCGTCGCGCTCCACGCGTGGCTGCTCGCCATTCCCCTCGGGGAGTGGCTCCCCGCGACCGGCATTCCCGGGGTCAACGGGCCGAACCTGCTGTTCCTGGCGCTCGTGGCGTCGTGGGTCCTGCCGCGGGCGTTCAAGCGGGAGCGGATCGGAAGCCCGGCGAGGATCGCGTGGCCGCTCACCGCGTACATCGCGGTGCTCGTCCTGTCGCTGGTCCGAGCGTGGGTCGCGCCGCCCGGCGGCGGGACCTACCCGGGCGACGTCATGCTGCGGTCGGTGTGGCAGAGCGCCGTGGGGCTCGCCGTGTACTTCGTCGTGGCGAACACGGTGGCGAACAAGGAGCAGGCGCGGAACCTGCTCGTGTCGTTCGGCGTCGGCGTCTCGATCGCCGGTCTCATCGCGCTCCGCGAGTTCTTGCGGCGCGGCCCGGACGCGAGGGTCGCCGGCGCGATCGGGGACATCAACGACCTCGGCGCGTACTTCGCGCTCTGCGTCTCGGTGCTCGCGGGGCTCGCGTTCGCCTCGGGGGCCTTCAGGGGATGGAAGCGCCTCGTCGTGTGGGCGGCGGCGGCGCTCGCGTTCATCGGTGTCGCATTCCCGAAGTCGCGGGGAGGGTTTGTCGGCGCGGCCGCCGGACTCGGGCTTGGGACGTACCTCACCAACAGGAGGGCCATCGTCATCTTCGTCATCGTCCTTGCCGCGAGCCCGCTGTGGGCACCGGGCTTCGTCAAGGACCGCGTCGCGGAGACCACCGTCACCGAATCGCTCGAGTCGGCGGCCTGGGAGGACCAGTACGCCGGGATCGACCCGAACGTGGCGGTGCGCTTCGAGATCTGGAAGGTCGCGCTCGCGGCGACCCTCAGGAGCCCCATCATCGGCTACGGGTACGCGTCGGTGCCGTATCTGACCGGGCGCGTCCTCGATCGGCCGTACTCGGCACACAGCCTGTACGTCGAGACGGCGGCGCAGTCGGGGATCGTGGGGCTCGTCGTGCTGTTCTGGCTCATCAAGGCGTGCGTGGGGAGCGGCAGGGAGCTTCTGTCGCTTTCGCCCCGCGGGGCCCCGAGAGGCCTCGCCGTGGGGTTCCTGTCGGGGACGGTCGCCCTTCTCCTGGCGTGCGTCTTCGGACAGCGCCTGACGCACGTGACGATCGCAGGCACGTACTTCTTCCTTGCCGGTCTTGTGGACCGTAGCATCGCGCTCGAGCGGGCGGAGGCGCTGCCCGCCGGCGCGGAAACGGAGCACGCATCATGA
- a CDS encoding glycosyltransferase family 39 protein codes for MSMVRRSRHPGTVLALVAIVAVAAILRLKGIGWGLPHAYHPDEGSILIHSLGFGTGDLNPHWFRWPSLFMYVVSAMYGVYFGAGMVLRQFSSPADVVRQYVADPTPFWLIGRLASAVLGVATVWTTHRFTRRAFGQPAALIAAAFMAVMFLHVRDSHYATPDVASAFLASVSLLFAQRAISRSGSEDLLFAGFFAGLAASTKYPGAIVIVGALAAWIALRRVGAAPAWALPGTLAMLALGFVLGTPFSVLSPSEFMRDILTQVTMVSQPGVAQEASSFVAGLREIFGRTVGSGVGWPVVALALAALLVPVRFMGGAPSWSVDEREAAYATQERRAAAEGRMLAALYALAVVLVAALMTVKRSTYLTPALPAIAALAGAGLDGALAAAFSGTARGIIGRTAAAARRGPAAAFIGVALVAAVGAPSVLFVASLDRPDTRTLAKHWIERHVAAGSRVAVEDYGPVLNPTEEQLRSLIELSGTAVGSWQAPKRRLNELKLEVGAARHPQFEVYGIDWGERAHRLPNPDAAPDSLAAAIERLRVRYVVLSSKASPGRPMDGAEPPASVRPQPFVEWLGGRATRVARFADDRGAPFIDRGPGRSFHNPVIEIYEIGAKRREGTR; via the coding sequence ATGAGCATGGTGAGACGCTCGCGGCATCCGGGCACCGTTCTGGCCCTCGTGGCGATCGTCGCCGTCGCGGCGATCCTGCGCCTCAAGGGCATCGGGTGGGGGCTCCCGCACGCCTACCACCCGGACGAGGGCTCGATCCTGATCCACTCCCTCGGCTTCGGCACCGGCGACCTCAACCCGCACTGGTTCCGGTGGCCGTCGCTCTTCATGTACGTCGTGTCCGCGATGTACGGGGTCTACTTCGGGGCCGGGATGGTCCTCAGGCAGTTCAGCTCGCCAGCCGACGTCGTGCGGCAGTACGTGGCCGACCCGACGCCCTTCTGGCTCATCGGGCGCCTGGCCTCGGCCGTGCTCGGCGTCGCGACGGTCTGGACGACGCACCGGTTCACGCGCCGCGCGTTCGGCCAGCCGGCGGCGCTCATCGCCGCCGCGTTCATGGCCGTGATGTTCCTGCACGTCCGGGACTCCCACTACGCGACGCCCGACGTCGCGTCCGCGTTCCTCGCGAGCGTCTCGCTGCTCTTCGCGCAGCGGGCGATCTCGCGCTCGGGCTCCGAGGATCTTCTGTTCGCTGGGTTCTTCGCCGGACTCGCCGCCTCGACGAAGTACCCGGGCGCCATCGTCATCGTCGGCGCGCTCGCCGCGTGGATCGCGCTCAGGCGCGTCGGCGCCGCCCCGGCGTGGGCGCTGCCGGGGACGCTGGCGATGCTGGCGCTCGGGTTCGTGCTCGGCACGCCCTTCAGCGTGCTGTCGCCGTCCGAGTTCATGCGCGACATCCTCACGCAGGTGACCATGGTGTCGCAGCCGGGCGTCGCGCAGGAGGCCTCGTCGTTCGTCGCCGGGCTGCGCGAGATCTTCGGCAGGACCGTGGGCAGCGGGGTCGGCTGGCCGGTCGTCGCGCTGGCGCTCGCCGCGCTCCTCGTGCCCGTGCGGTTCATGGGCGGCGCACCCTCGTGGTCGGTGGACGAGCGCGAGGCGGCGTACGCGACGCAGGAGCGGCGGGCGGCCGCCGAGGGCAGGATGCTCGCGGCACTGTACGCGCTCGCGGTCGTCCTCGTGGCCGCGCTCATGACGGTGAAGCGCTCGACGTACCTCACGCCCGCGCTCCCGGCGATCGCGGCGCTTGCGGGCGCCGGCCTGGACGGCGCGCTCGCGGCGGCGTTCAGCGGAACGGCGCGCGGGATCATCGGCCGGACGGCCGCCGCCGCGCGGAGAGGCCCCGCCGCGGCGTTCATCGGCGTCGCGCTCGTCGCGGCCGTCGGGGCGCCGTCGGTCCTGTTCGTCGCGTCGCTCGACCGGCCCGACACGCGCACGCTTGCGAAGCACTGGATCGAGCGACACGTCGCGGCGGGTTCGCGCGTCGCCGTCGAGGACTACGGGCCCGTGCTGAACCCGACCGAGGAGCAGCTCCGGTCGCTCATCGAGCTTTCCGGGACGGCGGTCGGCTCGTGGCAGGCGCCGAAGCGGCGGCTGAACGAGCTCAAGCTCGAGGTGGGCGCCGCGCGGCATCCGCAGTTCGAGGTGTACGGCATCGACTGGGGCGAGCGGGCGCATCGGCTTCCGAACCCGGACGCCGCGCCCGACTCGCTCGCGGCGGCGATCGAGCGGCTGCGCGTGCGCTACGTCGTGCTGTCGAGCAAGGCGTCGCCAGGGCGGCCGATGGACGGCGCCGAGCCGCCGGCGAGCGTTCGCCCGCAGCCGTTCGTTGAGTGGCTCGGCGGGCGCGCGACGCGCGTCGCCCGGTTCGCCGACGACCGCGGCGCCCCCTTCATCGATCGCGGCCCCGGGAGGTCGTTCCACAATCCCGTCATCGAGATCTACGAGATCGGGGCGAAGCGACGGGAGGGCACGCGGTGA
- a CDS encoding EamA family transporter → MKGIPLIVMAVLLGATGQVIMKMGMTKYGKVSAGSVWGQLVPILTVPQVALGFVCYGISAVLWIAVVSNVDLSLAYPMVALAYVFVVIASWLFLGEQVSALRMLGLAIIVAGVVVISRS, encoded by the coding sequence ATGAAGGGCATCCCGCTCATCGTGATGGCCGTGCTTCTCGGGGCGACGGGCCAGGTGATCATGAAGATGGGGATGACGAAGTACGGGAAGGTCTCGGCGGGATCGGTGTGGGGGCAGCTCGTTCCCATCCTGACGGTGCCGCAGGTGGCGCTCGGGTTCGTCTGCTACGGGATCAGCGCCGTGCTGTGGATCGCCGTCGTGTCGAACGTGGACCTGAGCCTCGCGTATCCGATGGTCGCGCTCGCGTACGTGTTCGTCGTCATCGCGTCGTGGCTGTTCCTGGGCGAGCAGGTATCGGCGCTCAGGATGCTGGGGCTTGCCATCATCGTGGCCGGGGTCGTGGTCATCTCGAGGAGCTGA
- a CDS encoding glycosyltransferase, producing the protein MLVLVLPAYNESEAIGPLLDRVAPAFRETEGPASVLLVDDGSADGTADLARAKAAELGLELEVAAHDGNRGLGAALRTGLSRGTELAGGDGVVVVMDTDNTHDPALIPTMAAKLTSGFDVVIASRYAPGGKEVGLSPRRRVMSRGASLLLRLLVPVRGARDYSCGYRVYRASTLRRAFEVYGDEFITESGFVSSAEILLKCAWLPARIGEVPLVLRYDLKGGASKMNVGATVRRYLRLAAAGKRTAARARRAAARAGAGDGALSGGRTA; encoded by the coding sequence ATGCTGGTGCTCGTTCTTCCCGCGTACAACGAGTCCGAGGCGATCGGCCCGCTGCTCGATCGGGTCGCGCCGGCGTTCCGCGAGACCGAGGGGCCCGCGTCGGTCCTCCTCGTGGACGACGGAAGCGCCGACGGGACGGCCGACCTCGCCCGGGCGAAGGCCGCCGAGCTCGGTCTCGAGCTCGAGGTCGCCGCGCACGACGGCAACCGCGGGCTCGGGGCCGCGCTCCGCACGGGGCTCTCGCGCGGGACGGAGCTCGCGGGCGGCGACGGGGTCGTCGTCGTCATGGACACCGACAACACGCACGACCCGGCGCTCATCCCGACGATGGCGGCGAAGCTGACGAGCGGGTTCGACGTGGTCATCGCGTCGCGCTACGCGCCGGGCGGCAAGGAGGTCGGGCTCTCGCCGCGCCGCCGCGTGATGAGCCGGGGGGCAAGCCTCCTTCTGCGGCTGCTCGTCCCCGTCCGGGGCGCCCGCGACTATTCCTGCGGCTACCGCGTGTACCGGGCCTCGACGCTCAGGCGCGCGTTCGAGGTCTACGGCGACGAGTTCATCACCGAGAGCGGATTCGTCTCGTCCGCCGAGATCCTGCTCAAGTGCGCGTGGCTGCCGGCGAGGATCGGGGAGGTCCCGCTCGTACTGCGCTACGACCTCAAGGGGGGCGCGAGCAAGATGAACGTCGGAGCGACGGTTCGAAGGTACCTGCGTCTCGCCGCCGCTGGGAAGCGGACCGCCGCGCGGGCGCGGCGCGCCGCGGCGCGGGCCGGCGCCGGCGACGGAGCGCTGTCAGGGGGGAGGACCGCATGA
- the wecB gene encoding UDP-N-acetylglucosamine 2-epimerase (non-hydrolyzing), which produces MKVLSTFGTRPEAIKMAPVLAELARFPGVIESRVCVTAQHREMLDQVLDVFAITPDADLNVMTDDQAPWQVVACVLEGLSRVLAEEPPDLVLVHGDTTTTMAASLAAFYKRIPVGHVEAGLRTHDRYYPFPEEMNRVVADDLASLHFAPTARARENLLREGVSDETVFVTGNTVIDALLEVARRPVGEAHRPEESAPPAPLAPGARIVLVTAHRRENFGAPLRDICLALRDVADALPDVAVVYPVHMNPNVQRVAREVLGGHPRVRLLAPLSYEPFVRLMARAHVVVTDSGGIQEEAPSLGKPVLVLRNETERPEAVEAGTVRIVGTDRATVAREITTLMTDAAAYDAMAAAVNPYGDGRASQRIVAAIMQAMGVPGGEPFEAFAPESGGR; this is translated from the coding sequence ATGAAGGTCCTGTCGACATTCGGGACGCGTCCTGAGGCGATCAAGATGGCGCCCGTCCTCGCCGAGCTGGCCCGCTTCCCCGGGGTCATCGAGTCGCGCGTCTGCGTGACGGCGCAGCACCGCGAGATGCTCGACCAGGTGCTCGACGTGTTCGCCATCACGCCGGATGCCGACCTCAACGTGATGACCGACGACCAGGCCCCGTGGCAGGTCGTCGCGTGCGTGCTCGAGGGGCTCTCGCGCGTGCTCGCCGAAGAACCACCGGACCTCGTGCTCGTCCACGGCGACACGACGACCACGATGGCCGCGTCGCTCGCGGCGTTCTACAAGAGGATCCCGGTCGGCCACGTCGAAGCGGGCCTGAGGACGCACGACCGCTACTACCCGTTCCCGGAGGAGATGAACCGCGTCGTGGCCGACGACCTCGCCTCGCTCCACTTCGCGCCGACGGCGAGGGCTCGCGAGAACCTCCTGCGCGAGGGGGTGAGCGACGAGACGGTCTTCGTGACCGGCAACACGGTCATCGACGCGCTGCTCGAGGTGGCGCGGCGGCCGGTCGGCGAGGCGCACAGGCCGGAAGAAAGCGCGCCGCCGGCGCCGCTCGCGCCCGGCGCGCGGATCGTCCTCGTGACGGCGCATCGCCGCGAGAACTTCGGGGCGCCGCTCAGGGACATCTGCCTCGCGCTCCGCGACGTCGCCGACGCGCTGCCGGACGTCGCGGTCGTGTACCCGGTGCACATGAACCCGAACGTGCAGCGCGTCGCGCGCGAGGTCCTCGGCGGCCATCCCCGCGTGCGGCTTCTGGCGCCGCTTTCGTACGAGCCCTTCGTGCGCCTCATGGCGAGGGCGCACGTCGTCGTCACCGACTCGGGCGGCATCCAGGAGGAGGCTCCCTCGCTCGGCAAGCCGGTGCTCGTGCTCAGGAACGAGACCGAGCGGCCCGAGGCGGTCGAGGCCGGGACCGTGAGGATCGTGGGCACGGACCGCGCGACCGTCGCGCGGGAGATCACGACGCTCATGACCGATGCCGCCGCGTACGACGCGATGGCGGCCGCGGTCAACCCGTACGGCGACGGCAGGGCGTCGCAGAGGATCGTCGCCGCGATCATGCAGGCCATGGGCGTGCCCGGGGGCGAGCCGTTCGAGGCGTTCGCTCCCGAGTCAGGGGGGCGCTGA